The Flavobacteriales bacterium genome has a window encoding:
- a CDS encoding phage head-tail connector protein, with the protein MKLSVYTAPTVEPVTLQELKNQARIDDNTDDSGLALYIKTARETYELMTRRALCTRTYELTLDNWPGGRRIRLPHPPLASVTSISYTDEDGAVATIDSGDYLVSTVTEPGEIVLRNGVSWPAVVLQEVDAITIRYVAGYGGADDVPAGHRLAIRLLAAHYYENREATGIGNVSEIPLGLAQLRDIDRAGWF; encoded by the coding sequence ATGAAACTGAGCGTGTATACCGCGCCAACGGTGGAACCGGTGACGCTCCAGGAGTTGAAAAACCAGGCGCGCATCGACGATAACACGGACGACAGCGGCCTGGCGCTGTACATCAAAACGGCGCGGGAGACGTATGAGCTGATGACCCGCCGGGCGCTGTGCACGCGCACCTACGAGCTGACGCTGGATAACTGGCCGGGTGGCCGGCGGATCCGACTGCCGCACCCGCCATTGGCCAGCGTGACCAGCATCAGCTACACGGACGAGGATGGCGCGGTGGCGACAATCGACAGCGGGGATTACCTGGTGAGCACGGTGACGGAGCCGGGCGAGATTGTGCTGCGCAACGGCGTGAGCTGGCCGGCGGTGGTGCTGCAAGAAGTGGACGCCATCACCATCCGCTACGTGGCCGGGTATGGCGGGGCGGATGACGTCCCGGCCGGGCACCGGCTGGCCATCCGTTTATTGGCGGCGCACTACTACGAAAACCGCGAGGCCACGGGCATTGGCAACGTGAGCGAGATACCGCTGGGATTGGCCCAGCTGCGGGACATTGACCGGGCAGGGTGGTTCTAA
- a CDS encoding phage head closure protein, translating into MRAGRLRNKVTIQEKSVTLSAEGEEVVTWVNVATVWAGVEPLTGREYAIASAEYAEVTTRVVMRYRPGVVPEQRVVFGEHTYNVRSVIDPDMRHKELQLMCDEVLA; encoded by the coding sequence ATGCGCGCCGGACGACTGCGAAACAAGGTCACGATTCAGGAGAAATCGGTCACGCTCTCGGCAGAGGGCGAAGAGGTGGTGACCTGGGTCAACGTGGCGACGGTGTGGGCGGGGGTGGAACCGCTGACCGGCCGGGAGTATGCGATTGCCTCGGCGGAGTATGCGGAGGTGACCACGCGGGTGGTGATGCGCTACCGGCCGGGGGTGGTCCCGGAGCAGCGGGTGGTGTTTGGCGAGCATACGTACAACGTGCGCTCGGTCATTGACCCGGACATGCGCCATAAAGAGCTGCAACTGATGTGCGATGAGGTGCTGGCGTGA
- a CDS encoding HK97 gp10 family phage protein, protein MTFEQDVARAADELRRMDGIIANAIPAGVLAGAKYGADQARQRAPRRTGKMADSIEARPGSDKNSAEVYAGVFYSYFVERGTRKPVRGARPFMQPGIYGNRKRIGDIISQAVAEAVEREMR, encoded by the coding sequence GTGACGTTTGAGCAGGATGTGGCGCGGGCAGCGGACGAGCTGCGGCGGATGGATGGCATTATTGCCAACGCCATCCCGGCCGGGGTGTTGGCCGGGGCGAAATATGGCGCGGACCAGGCGCGGCAGCGGGCACCGCGGCGTACCGGCAAAATGGCGGACAGTATCGAGGCCCGGCCGGGGAGTGACAAAAACTCGGCCGAGGTGTACGCCGGGGTGTTTTATAGCTATTTTGTGGAGCGGGGCACGCGCAAACCGGTGCGCGGCGCGCGGCCATTCATGCAGCCGGGGATTTACGGCAACCGGAAACGGATCGGGGACATCATCAGCCAGGCGGTTGCCGAGGCTGTTGAGCGAGAGATGCGATGA
- a CDS encoding DUF3168 domain-containing protein, with product MSYESDLRAAALAVTNLANLIGTRFYPVRLPQDAATPAITYRQLDSQQELTLGGTVIGGEVRYELTLLGSSYGVILQLKSALQELEGTDYGSLTGFGVNDGPDGWDFTDEVFYKLVEITASI from the coding sequence ATGAGCTACGAGAGCGATTTACGGGCGGCGGCGCTGGCGGTGACGAACCTGGCCAACCTGATTGGCACCCGGTTCTACCCGGTGCGGCTGCCGCAGGACGCGGCCACGCCGGCGATAACGTACCGCCAGTTGGACAGCCAGCAGGAGTTGACGCTGGGCGGGACGGTGATTGGCGGCGAGGTGCGGTATGAGCTGACGCTGCTGGGCAGCAGCTACGGCGTGATTTTGCAGCTAAAAAGTGCGCTCCAGGAGTTGGAGGGCACCGACTACGGCAGCCTGACCGGGTTCGGGGTCAACGATGGCCCGGACGGTTGGGATTTTACCGATGAGGTGTTTTATAAGCTGGTCGAAATCACGGCCAGCATTTAG